The window GAGACGCACTCGCCGTTGGATCTTGCTGCGCAGGTTTTCGCTTGAAGGATCGCTTTGGTGTTGTTTCGTTTCGGTTTCACCGTCCGATACCCGCTTTCGCCATCGCACCCAACACTCGGCGACCGATTTGGGGCCGCCGACGGGCGTCAGGAAACTGGCGTCGGTTCCGTAGCCTGTCCGAGAACGAAGCCGCAATGTTGAGAAATGTAACGCTGCTAATTGTCGGCAAATCGCCAACCCCAGCCCTTCGCCTGACGAAGACGAAAATTGCTGCGATTCAATTCGTTTCATCTGAGCTGGCGTGATCCCCACTCCCTGATCGATTACGGACCAGCAAATCGCCTCGCCACCGGGTGTCTTTTGTAGTCTCACTAAGACCGATTCGTTTTCAGGTGTGGCTCGGATCGCGTTCACGACGAGGTTGACGATCATGCGTCTCAAAATCGCAGGATCGGCAAACACCAACAACTTGGCATCCTCGGCGCCGTCCCAAAGGACATCGATGTTCCGAGGCAAGGTCCAAGGTCGCAGCGTTTCTTCGACTGCGGTTCGGACCTCGCTGACCGAAACCCAACCTCGCTGAGCGCGTGGAATACCACTTTGCAAGCGTTCAAGTTGCACCATCTCGCCGACCATTTGGTCGATGCAATCGCACTGATCGATCGCGGCGGACAAGCAAGCTTGTTGTTCGTGCTGGATTGGGCCGAGGTCGCCATCGTGAACCAAGCGAATCGATTCGCGGATGGTTGTCAGCGGCGAGCGAAGGTCATGGGCGGTTTCGCTCAGCATCTGAACAATCGCGTTGGCCGTTTCGTTGACCTGGCTCTCCGCACGCCGTGACGACGAATGCGTTTTTTGTCCGTGATGGGCTGTTTGGATGTGAGGCATGGGGGTCCCCGGGTTCGGTACGGAAGCAATCGATGTTCGTGCCACGCGGCCGTTTGGCCCTTGATCGGGACGGCCCTTGATCGGAACGGCCCTTGATCGGAACGGCCCTTGATCGGAACGGCCCTTGATCGGAACGGCCCTTGATCGGAACGGCCCTTGATCGGAACGGAGCGCCCGGTCCGATCAGGATCAACATGTGCGCACGGAATCTGAATCGTCATCGTTTGGATGACGGGCACAATCTTTGTGCACCGTCAGCGACACATCGGCGCAGTGGACCGTGAGTCGTGCCTGCTTTGCGGATATTGCGGGAGTCCGATAGGCGATTTTGGGCCGAACCGGTAATCTATCGCGGTGTTCCTACCTGTAGTGATTGCGAGCTGCCTCGTTCTCATTCAGCGAGGGTGTCCCCGGGGGGGAATTCCTGACGATGCGGCGACGCGTCGCTGTTTTTGCCGGACTCTCGCCATTTTTTTGATTCTTGACCGCAAATCGATAGCAAATAGTCATGACGATTCCCACTCGATTCGACCACACCGAAGCTGCCGAAAAAATCGCCGAAGCCTGGGAATCGGCCGGCTGTGCTCGTGCCGAACCGCGCACCGACAAGAAACCGTTTTCGATCGTTATTCCGCCACCGAACGTCACCGGCGCCTTGCATCTCGGCCACGGTCTCAACAACACGCTTCAGGATATTTTGGTCCGGACCAAGCGAATGCAGGGGTTTGAAGCGCTTTGGATGCCGGGGACGGATCATGCGGGCATCGCGACTCAGGCCGTCGTCGAACGAAGGTTGAAAGATCAAGAAAACAAGTCGCGGCATGATCTCGGCCGCGAAGCGCTGGTTCAGCGAATTTGGGATTGGAAGGCGCAATACGAAACGCGAATCCTCGGTCAATTGAAGCGAATGGGATGCAGTTGTGATTGGAGTCGACTGCGTTTTACCCTCGATGACGTTTGTGCCGCCGCGGTCCGAGCGACGTTTTTTGACTTGTTCGGCAAGCAGCGGATCTATCGAGGTAAACGGCTTGTGAACTGGGATACCTTCCTGCAAACCGCTGTCAGCGATGACGAAGTCTTCAATGAAACCAAGAAGGGACACTTTTGGCACATTTTTTATCCGGTTGTCGATCCGAAACCGGGGGAACCCGCTCGCTTGGAGATCGCCACGACACGACCCGAAACCATGTTGGGC is drawn from Novipirellula artificiosorum and contains these coding sequences:
- a CDS encoding sensor histidine kinase encodes the protein MPHIQTAHHGQKTHSSSRRAESQVNETANAIVQMLSETAHDLRSPLTTIRESIRLVHDGDLGPIQHEQQACLSAAIDQCDCIDQMVGEMVQLERLQSGIPRAQRGWVSVSEVRTAVEETLRPWTLPRNIDVLWDGAEDAKLLVFADPAILRRMIVNLVVNAIRATPENESVLVRLQKTPGGEAICWSVIDQGVGITPAQMKRIESQQFSSSSGEGLGLAICRQLAALHFSTLRLRSRTGYGTDASFLTPVGGPKSVAECWVRWRKRVSDGETETKQHQSDPSSENLRSKIQRRVRLDPPLLSVELMHNGASPRQPESFALGTVSLGAAMARDAADDFDRVLQTHQRLFDFAYRVDTRRWVWVFDADSTSVIGRIQSITEAAQAALRGIRLQWGKTNQITLDHRATTAKLSDLLIRETLAAHAPSTIADANQVRLGTKPIEPSTTATERLELELRRLSGRFQRESATLKRQAEALRPDRGV